One genomic region from Chthonomonas calidirosea T49 encodes:
- a CDS encoding N(4)-(beta-N-acetylglucosaminyl)-L-asparaginase — translation MNPLILATWRFGQAACAKGFSLLAEGLSALDAIEAAANVVEEDPNVNSVGYGGLPNAEGVVELDAAIMDGAQHTAGAVAALTGFRRPISVARCVMERTPHVMLVGENAKRFALQAGFVEEELLTEAARQRWLAWRSNQTGAEVAHFDRLSKEGHDTIGLCALDKNGNLAAGCTTSGLAWKLPGRVGDSPIVGSGLYVDNELGAAAATGDGDEIMKVCLSYRAVMLLERGYTAQQACEEALRYLLRKRPPETCRPYGAALIALRKDGDCGAAATRTGFQAPDRLWIWAIASTEHPEGLLQEGSYVTLTQSLPHL, via the coding sequence ATGAACCCTCTTATCCTCGCCACATGGCGCTTTGGGCAAGCCGCCTGCGCAAAAGGCTTTTCGCTGCTCGCAGAAGGCCTCTCTGCCCTCGACGCAATCGAGGCTGCAGCCAATGTCGTGGAAGAGGACCCCAACGTGAACTCCGTTGGCTATGGGGGGCTTCCAAATGCGGAAGGCGTCGTAGAGCTCGACGCGGCGATCATGGATGGAGCCCAACACACCGCCGGAGCGGTGGCTGCCCTCACGGGTTTTCGCCGCCCCATATCCGTTGCCCGGTGCGTGATGGAGCGCACACCGCATGTGATGCTTGTTGGTGAAAATGCCAAACGCTTCGCTTTGCAGGCGGGGTTTGTCGAGGAGGAGCTGCTGACCGAGGCCGCAAGACAGCGTTGGCTCGCATGGAGATCGAACCAAACAGGGGCGGAAGTGGCGCATTTCGACCGGCTCTCGAAAGAGGGGCACGACACCATTGGGCTTTGCGCCCTTGATAAAAACGGCAACCTTGCTGCCGGTTGCACCACCAGCGGGCTGGCCTGGAAGCTTCCCGGCCGAGTCGGCGACTCGCCGATCGTTGGGTCGGGGCTGTACGTGGATAACGAACTGGGAGCCGCAGCGGCCACCGGCGATGGGGACGAGATCATGAAAGTCTGCCTCTCATATCGTGCCGTCATGTTGCTAGAGAGAGGCTACACGGCCCAGCAAGCCTGCGAAGAGGCGCTACGTTACCTCCTCCGTAAAAGACCTCCCGAAACATGCCGTCCCTATGGGGCCGCCCTTATTGCCCTTCGCAAAGATGGAGATTGCGGAGCCGCCGCTACGCGAACCGGCTTTCAGGCACCGGATCGCCTCTGGATTTGGGCGATCGCCTCGACAGAGCACCCTGAAGGGCTTCTCCAAGAGGGTAGCTACGTTACGTTGACGCAGAGCCTACCGCATCTTTGA
- the selB gene encoding selenocysteine-specific translation elongation factor, whose amino-acid sequence MKHVIIGTAGHVDHGKTTLIQALTGVNPDRLKEEQARGMTIDIGFAPLTLPDGTTVSIVDVPGHERFLKNMLAGATGVDVVLLVVAADESVMPQTVEHLNILRFLDVRQGVVAVTKSDLVDEAWMQAVQEDIREHLKDTFLAQAPIIPVSAITGKGLEKLRHALLSAVSRARARNTALPYRLPIDRVFTVQGFGTVVTGTLVSGTIQVGDPVEILPQKLISRVRGLQIHGVKVDRAEAGSRVAVNLAGISPEQLERGAQISAPGVLVPTVRMDAVLQILGEAPKPVRTHDRVRLYVGTDEVIGRLVVLNDSKQIPPGDQGYIQFRAEKPFVCARGDRFVIRSYSPMQLLGGGMVLDPNAPLHRKVTPQLLQALQAREKGRVEDMLESVLLAAPHGLSRRELAMKLSVEEDKLEALLQQAQEKVIHLQESYVIHTTCLQALTERLQHLLQTYHQRYPLRAGMPKEELKTALGLPPDGKALNHLLAYWTSREIVKSAAGIVRLSNFVVQLNPHQERLLQRIEKFYTECDLIIPSIEEVSRAVKAPPDAIATLLRIGLEQGRFVRVAEGLYYPQSTLNRLKATVRNYIQQHGSITVAKLRDITQTNRKACLIALEYLDACGFTRRINDTERILVNASAEE is encoded by the coding sequence ATGAAACATGTCATCATTGGCACCGCAGGACATGTAGACCACGGAAAGACAACCCTCATCCAAGCGTTGACCGGCGTTAACCCCGATAGGCTGAAGGAAGAGCAGGCACGGGGCATGACGATTGACATCGGCTTTGCCCCCCTTACCCTGCCCGACGGCACTACGGTAAGCATTGTGGATGTGCCCGGCCACGAACGGTTTTTAAAAAATATGCTGGCTGGGGCTACTGGCGTGGATGTCGTCTTGCTCGTCGTCGCCGCCGATGAATCCGTTATGCCTCAAACCGTGGAGCACTTGAACATCCTGCGCTTTCTCGATGTCCGCCAGGGCGTCGTGGCCGTCACGAAAAGCGATCTGGTGGATGAGGCGTGGATGCAGGCGGTTCAAGAGGATATTCGCGAACACCTTAAGGATACGTTCTTAGCTCAAGCTCCCATCATCCCCGTCTCGGCGATAACGGGTAAAGGCCTTGAAAAACTTCGGCATGCGCTGCTATCGGCGGTCAGTCGGGCGAGGGCTAGAAACACCGCCCTCCCCTATCGCCTCCCTATAGACCGCGTCTTTACCGTACAAGGCTTTGGAACCGTCGTTACAGGCACGCTGGTATCGGGCACCATCCAAGTGGGCGATCCTGTGGAGATCCTGCCGCAAAAGCTTATCAGCCGCGTGCGTGGACTACAAATTCATGGCGTCAAAGTCGATCGAGCGGAAGCAGGCTCCCGGGTGGCTGTAAATCTGGCCGGCATCTCTCCCGAACAACTCGAAAGAGGGGCTCAGATCAGCGCACCTGGCGTTCTTGTGCCGACCGTTCGAATGGACGCGGTGCTTCAAATACTGGGCGAGGCGCCCAAACCTGTTCGCACGCACGACCGCGTTCGGCTCTATGTTGGAACGGATGAGGTTATTGGACGCCTGGTCGTTCTCAACGATTCAAAGCAGATACCTCCAGGCGATCAAGGCTACATTCAGTTCCGAGCCGAGAAGCCCTTTGTCTGCGCGCGGGGCGATCGCTTCGTCATCCGCTCCTACTCTCCGATGCAACTGCTCGGCGGAGGGATGGTGCTCGACCCCAATGCCCCCCTCCACCGCAAAGTAACTCCACAGCTGCTTCAAGCCCTTCAGGCCCGCGAAAAGGGGCGGGTGGAGGATATGTTGGAGAGCGTCTTGCTTGCCGCCCCTCATGGGCTGTCTCGAAGAGAGCTCGCGATGAAACTTTCGGTTGAGGAGGACAAGCTAGAGGCGCTTCTGCAACAGGCTCAAGAGAAGGTGATCCATCTCCAAGAGAGCTATGTCATCCACACCACCTGCTTGCAAGCCCTTACCGAACGGCTTCAGCACCTCTTGCAAACCTACCATCAACGCTATCCTCTCCGCGCGGGCATGCCTAAAGAGGAGCTGAAAACCGCCCTTGGCCTGCCACCCGATGGCAAGGCGCTGAACCACCTTCTTGCCTACTGGACATCTCGCGAGATCGTCAAATCGGCCGCAGGTATCGTGCGCCTTAGCAACTTCGTGGTACAACTTAACCCGCACCAAGAGAGGCTACTTCAGCGCATTGAGAAGTTCTACACCGAATGCGATCTGATCATCCCATCCATTGAGGAGGTCAGCCGAGCGGTAAAAGCTCCCCCCGACGCCATTGCCACACTTTTACGAATTGGGCTGGAGCAAGGGCGCTTTGTACGCGTCGCAGAGGGACTCTACTACCCGCAAAGCACCCTGAACAGACTGAAGGCTACCGTGCGGAACTACATCCAACAGCATGGCTCGATCACGGTGGCAAAGCTCCGAGATATTACACAGACCAACCGAAAAGCCTGCCTCATCGCGCTCGAATATCTGGACGCCTGCGGCTTCACCCGCCGCATCAACGACACGGAACGCATCCTGGTTAACGCATCAGCCGAGGAGTAG
- a CDS encoding pyridoxal-phosphate-dependent aminotransferase family protein, with protein sequence MQTPLPRVLLGPGPSSISPKVQEALSRAPIGYLDPELFEITDRIRARLRTVFGTQNAFTIPLTGTGMAGMECCFANVIEPADKVLVGIHGFFGHRMAEITRRLGAEVITVEAEWGEVLEPAAIAKALDAAGKVKLVACVHAETSTGICQPLEEIAKLAREHGALFLVDTVTSLGGMPVEVDRLGIDISYSATQKCIGAPSGISPITVSERAWAVRQQRRAPVEWYFDWVLLKDYYDAPHTYHHTVPANLLYALDAALEEIEEEGLEDRWRRHVAVSTLLREQLKELGIKAFGRAEHRLPTLNAFYVPDAVDNEANVRARLLQDYGIEIGGGLGKLKGKIWRIGTMGSSATPRNVLLLSAALRTVLN encoded by the coding sequence ATGCAAACCCCTTTACCAAGAGTGCTATTAGGACCTGGGCCGAGCAGCATTAGCCCAAAGGTGCAGGAGGCCCTTAGTCGGGCTCCCATCGGCTATCTTGATCCGGAGCTCTTTGAGATCACGGATAGGATCCGCGCGCGTTTACGAACGGTGTTTGGGACGCAAAATGCGTTCACGATCCCCTTAACAGGCACAGGAATGGCGGGCATGGAGTGCTGTTTTGCCAACGTTATCGAGCCCGCCGATAAGGTGCTCGTAGGGATTCATGGCTTCTTCGGGCATCGCATGGCCGAGATCACGCGGCGCCTTGGGGCCGAAGTCATAACCGTTGAGGCCGAATGGGGCGAGGTGCTAGAGCCAGCCGCGATCGCCAAGGCGCTAGACGCTGCAGGCAAAGTGAAGCTGGTTGCCTGCGTTCATGCCGAGACCTCTACAGGCATTTGCCAGCCGTTGGAGGAGATTGCGAAGTTGGCTAGGGAACACGGTGCCCTGTTTTTGGTAGATACGGTGACCTCTTTGGGAGGGATGCCTGTGGAGGTCGATCGCCTCGGAATAGACATAAGCTACTCCGCGACCCAGAAATGCATTGGAGCCCCTTCAGGGATCTCGCCGATCACCGTTTCTGAGCGCGCATGGGCGGTAAGGCAGCAGCGGCGAGCGCCGGTAGAGTGGTACTTTGACTGGGTTCTTCTCAAAGATTACTACGATGCGCCACATACTTATCACCACACCGTGCCGGCGAATCTACTCTACGCCCTGGACGCCGCTCTAGAGGAGATCGAGGAGGAGGGATTGGAGGATCGATGGCGGCGCCATGTGGCTGTCAGCACGCTTTTGAGAGAGCAGCTGAAGGAGCTTGGCATTAAAGCCTTTGGCCGGGCTGAACATCGGCTGCCGACATTAAACGCCTTTTACGTTCCGGATGCCGTTGACAATGAAGCGAACGTTCGGGCCCGGCTGCTTCAAGACTATGGCATCGAGATAGGGGGAGGCCTTGGCAAGCTAAAGGGCAAGATTTGGCGCATTGGAACGATGGGAAGTTCGGCCACACCTCGTAATGTTTTGCTGCTATCCGCGGCCTTAAGAACCGTATTGAATTAG
- a CDS encoding enoyl-ACP reductase FabI, with translation MPQLMEGKRILVTGVRNKWSIAWGAASALRREGASLAFSVMGDREEGNVKKLLEEEKLEAPIFQCDASDDAQIDALFEQVGRHFDGALDGFVHSIAFANKDELSGEYINTSREGFALAHDRSVYTLVRMARAARPLMQAANGGSIVTLTYLGSERVVPNYNVMGVAKAALEASVRYLAADLGPDQIRVNAVSSGPIKTLAASAIAGFDAMLQRVEQTAPLRRRVTIEEVGDTILYLLSPLARAVTGEVIYVDCGYHIMGMV, from the coding sequence ATGCCGCAACTAATGGAGGGGAAGCGCATTCTTGTGACGGGGGTGCGCAATAAATGGAGTATTGCGTGGGGAGCTGCGAGCGCTCTGCGACGAGAGGGAGCCTCGCTGGCTTTTTCCGTGATGGGCGATCGTGAAGAGGGAAACGTTAAAAAACTCCTTGAAGAGGAGAAGCTGGAGGCGCCCATCTTTCAATGCGATGCCTCGGATGATGCACAGATAGATGCGCTGTTTGAGCAGGTTGGGCGCCATTTTGATGGAGCCCTCGACGGATTCGTCCACTCCATTGCTTTCGCCAATAAAGATGAGCTTTCCGGCGAATACATTAACACCTCCCGTGAGGGATTCGCTCTGGCCCACGATCGCAGTGTCTACACCTTAGTGCGCATGGCACGTGCCGCAAGACCTCTGATGCAGGCGGCAAATGGTGGTTCCATCGTTACGCTGACCTACCTTGGCTCCGAGCGTGTCGTGCCGAACTACAACGTGATGGGGGTGGCCAAGGCTGCTTTAGAAGCGAGCGTTCGCTATTTGGCAGCGGATCTCGGCCCCGATCAGATACGCGTCAACGCCGTTTCGTCCGGGCCTATTAAAACCTTAGCGGCTTCGGCCATAGCGGGGTTCGATGCCATGTTGCAGCGTGTCGAGCAGACCGCCCCATTGCGGAGACGCGTTACGATCGAAGAGGTGGGAGACACGATCTTGTATCTGCTGAGCCCTCTTGCAAGGGCAGTGACCGGGGAGGTTATCTATGTAGATTGTGGCTACCACATCATGGGCATGGTCTAG
- a CDS encoding MgtC/SapB family protein, protein MEAERFFWFHIPSQTMWGQVFALLLSVIVGGVIGFERERRGQPAGLRTHALVCAGAALIAIVSQGYGNGLAGRIQDSPARVAANVVVGIGFLGAGAIVREGMSIRGLTTAASIWVVAAMGMAIGTSPRLGEVACICFVIVLTTLTLLNRFEQILKLKGRFREMEIGVNPALLRPDRLLKILEERRIGVLSFQLETQKSAQGEPYTQVRLRVRVPDDFDLVAFQHHIVNLDGIVSCTVEA, encoded by the coding sequence GTGGAGGCAGAGAGATTTTTTTGGTTCCATATTCCATCTCAGACGATGTGGGGACAGGTGTTTGCGCTGCTGCTGTCCGTGATCGTAGGGGGTGTGATCGGTTTCGAGCGGGAACGGCGTGGCCAGCCGGCTGGCTTACGCACGCATGCGCTTGTTTGTGCAGGCGCGGCCCTTATTGCGATCGTCTCACAAGGCTATGGCAATGGCCTCGCCGGGCGTATACAGGACAGTCCAGCCCGCGTAGCAGCCAATGTGGTGGTGGGTATAGGTTTTTTAGGAGCCGGTGCCATTGTGCGCGAGGGAATGAGCATTCGTGGACTCACCACGGCCGCGAGTATTTGGGTCGTTGCTGCGATGGGAATGGCTATCGGAACCTCTCCTCGTCTTGGCGAGGTGGCTTGTATCTGCTTTGTTATCGTATTAACCACACTGACCCTGTTAAATCGTTTTGAGCAGATCTTGAAGCTAAAGGGGCGCTTTCGCGAAATGGAGATAGGCGTGAATCCCGCACTGCTGCGGCCCGATAGGCTACTAAAGATTCTGGAGGAGCGGCGCATCGGGGTGTTGTCGTTTCAGTTGGAGACTCAGAAAAGCGCCCAGGGCGAACCTTACACACAGGTTCGGCTGCGAGTTCGTGTACCTGATGACTTTGACCTAGTGGCTTTTCAGCACCACATCGTGAATCTCGACGGGATTGTGAGCTGCACGGTAGAGGCTTGA
- a CDS encoding MiaB/RimO family radical SAM methylthiotransferase has translation MPTAAFMTLGCKVNQYETQRILDDFERHGFTITEFHRPADIYVVNTCSVTQAAERKSRNTLRRARRLNPNAIVVMTGCYAEMARIKGEAFEEVNLIVPNPHKMQTLNRLLEAFPEIRASLQNSRPPSSTAPTLHRRTRATIKVQDGCDVFCTFCSIPYTRTQMVSRPMGEIVSEVERLADQGFTEIVITGVLVGAYGQEPGFEGRSEGLPRGTAWTPDRIYQRPDLADLLLALAKVEGIRRIRLSSIEPTQITDRLLEAFASEQKLCPHLHIPLQSGSDKILAAMNRPYNQRFYLERCAAAKARIPDLAITADIMVGFPGEDRKDFEQTLYVAREVGYARAHVFRYSPRPNTPAATMADQVSDAEKEARSQELIALCRETQKRFIQSYLGRTMEVLVEGKGAAVEPSSENESIPLIKEEPSGLLGGYTGNYIRVQFTGGSHLIGKLVQVRLLETTLDGAIGEIGDDTLEPMPEPPADSHSLPLATLSGQLLS, from the coding sequence ATGCCAACTGCAGCCTTCATGACATTGGGGTGTAAAGTCAATCAGTACGAAACGCAGCGTATCCTAGACGATTTCGAACGTCACGGTTTCACGATTACCGAGTTTCACCGACCTGCTGACATCTATGTGGTTAACACCTGCTCCGTTACCCAGGCAGCCGAAAGAAAATCGCGCAATACCCTCCGCCGTGCTCGCCGCCTCAACCCGAACGCTATCGTTGTTATGACTGGTTGCTATGCAGAGATGGCGCGCATTAAGGGGGAAGCTTTTGAAGAGGTCAACCTGATCGTTCCTAACCCCCATAAGATGCAGACCCTTAACCGCCTCCTAGAGGCGTTTCCCGAGATTCGTGCCTCTCTTCAGAACAGTCGGCCCCCATCCTCAACAGCACCTACCCTCCATCGCCGTACACGGGCCACCATCAAGGTTCAGGATGGATGCGATGTCTTCTGCACCTTTTGCTCGATCCCCTATACCCGTACCCAAATGGTTTCTAGACCGATGGGGGAGATCGTCTCCGAAGTGGAGAGGCTTGCCGATCAGGGTTTCACCGAGATCGTTATAACTGGTGTGCTCGTGGGAGCCTACGGTCAAGAGCCAGGTTTCGAAGGGCGTTCTGAAGGATTGCCGCGCGGTACGGCCTGGACACCAGACCGTATTTATCAACGCCCCGATCTGGCCGATCTCCTGCTAGCGCTAGCTAAGGTAGAAGGGATTCGGCGGATTCGGCTCTCTTCGATCGAGCCCACCCAGATTACGGATCGGCTCCTCGAAGCCTTTGCGTCGGAACAAAAGCTATGTCCGCACCTGCATATTCCGCTGCAAAGCGGCTCCGACAAAATTCTCGCTGCCATGAACCGACCCTATAACCAGCGCTTCTACTTAGAACGCTGTGCCGCGGCTAAAGCTCGCATTCCCGACTTGGCCATAACCGCCGATATCATGGTCGGCTTTCCCGGAGAAGACCGTAAGGATTTCGAACAGACTCTCTACGTCGCTCGTGAAGTGGGTTATGCGCGCGCCCACGTCTTCCGGTACTCTCCACGCCCCAACACGCCGGCAGCAACCATGGCGGATCAGGTTAGCGACGCCGAAAAGGAGGCTCGCAGTCAGGAACTGATCGCGCTCTGTCGTGAAACCCAAAAGCGGTTTATCCAAAGCTACCTCGGCCGTACAATGGAGGTTCTTGTGGAGGGAAAAGGCGCTGCAGTCGAACCTTCCTCCGAGAACGAATCGATCCCTCTTATAAAAGAGGAGCCCTCTGGCCTGCTTGGAGGCTATACGGGAAACTATATTCGGGTGCAGTTCACCGGAGGTTCTCACCTTATTGGAAAACTCGTACAAGTACGACTGCTTGAGACCACCCTTGACGGAGCCATAGGGGAGATCGGCGACGATACGCTAGAACCAATGCCAGAACCTCCTGCAGATTCCCATTCTCTTCCCCTAGCAACCCTATCCGGCCAGCTTCTCTCTTGA
- a CDS encoding exo-beta-N-acetylmuramidase NamZ family protein: MAVLLGIDRCSQENFSLLKGKRVGLITNHSGRDSNGRSTIDLLYNANGVKLTALFTPEHGLRGVADDAVSDAHDPITGLPIYSLYGTRLRPQPEQLLEVNVLVYDIQDIGVRFYTYISTLKYAIEAAAEAQIAFLVLDRPNPLGGQQIEGPLADADRLDFTACHPIPIRHGLTLGELATLYVRELKLPLQLDVVRLEGWKRSDYWDATNLTWINPSPNMRSLRQALLYPGIGLLEFTNLSVGRGTDTPFEWIGAPWIDARKLAAALNAASLPGVCFIPVQFQPSTRQYAGQTCSGVEIIVTHREVFRPVRTGLTIALALRQLFPEHWEPENYLRLLANQKVFQAIIQGAPKEEIFTMLEEDEQAFRERIAACLLY; encoded by the coding sequence ATGGCTGTACTTCTTGGAATCGATCGCTGCTCCCAAGAGAACTTCTCCCTACTGAAGGGCAAACGAGTGGGGCTTATCACCAATCACTCTGGACGCGATAGCAACGGGCGATCAACCATAGACCTTCTCTATAACGCTAACGGTGTTAAACTCACGGCTCTTTTCACTCCAGAACACGGCCTTCGGGGCGTTGCCGATGATGCTGTATCCGACGCACACGATCCCATCACCGGGCTTCCTATCTACAGCTTGTATGGAACACGACTACGCCCTCAACCCGAGCAACTCCTGGAGGTGAATGTTCTCGTCTACGATATCCAAGATATCGGAGTACGCTTTTATACCTATATCAGCACGCTGAAATACGCTATCGAGGCGGCCGCCGAGGCCCAAATCGCTTTCCTCGTTCTTGACCGCCCAAACCCACTTGGGGGTCAGCAGATCGAAGGGCCGCTGGCCGATGCCGATCGACTCGACTTCACCGCCTGTCACCCTATTCCGATCCGCCACGGGCTTACCTTAGGTGAACTGGCTACCCTCTATGTGCGGGAGCTGAAACTACCTCTCCAGCTCGACGTCGTTCGCCTCGAGGGGTGGAAGCGCAGCGACTATTGGGATGCCACAAATTTAACCTGGATCAATCCTTCGCCCAATATGCGTTCCCTGCGCCAGGCACTCCTCTATCCCGGCATCGGCCTGTTAGAGTTCACGAACCTCTCGGTAGGGCGGGGGACGGATACCCCCTTCGAATGGATTGGCGCCCCCTGGATAGATGCCAGAAAACTTGCTGCGGCTCTCAATGCAGCCTCCCTGCCGGGGGTCTGCTTCATCCCCGTCCAATTCCAACCTTCTACCCGCCAGTATGCGGGGCAAACCTGCTCTGGGGTGGAGATCATCGTTACTCATCGAGAGGTGTTTCGCCCCGTGCGAACCGGCCTCACGATCGCTTTAGCGCTACGCCAACTGTTCCCAGAACATTGGGAACCGGAGAACTATCTTAGACTTCTGGCGAATCAAAAGGTCTTCCAGGCTATAATCCAGGGCGCCCCCAAAGAGGAGATCTTTACGATGCTCGAAGAAGACGAGCAGGCATTCCGCGAGCGCATCGCTGCTTGCCTGCTCTATTGA
- a CDS encoding RNA polymerase sigma factor: protein MSAYPEHGKSLPAQRPVKNEVASRSLRLADQELVAKIVAGDKEAFAQIVDRFSVRIYRLAYRMCGSTMDAEDLTQEIFLAIYRSLQSFRGDSSLSTWVYRIAMNHCVDFQRRHRPQTLSLDEQLIVVTDRWCDNPQEALHKEELGRQIEEALSHLAPHHREVVILHELHGLTYTEVAKVLQIPVGTVKSRLSNAFRQLRELLRDYVEDEEDEVS, encoded by the coding sequence ATGTCTGCTTATCCGGAACACGGCAAATCGCTGCCGGCGCAAAGACCTGTAAAGAACGAGGTTGCTTCCCGTTCGCTTAGGTTGGCGGACCAGGAGCTGGTCGCCAAGATCGTTGCGGGCGACAAGGAGGCATTTGCCCAAATTGTAGATCGCTTCAGCGTTCGTATCTACCGCTTGGCTTACCGGATGTGCGGATCTACGATGGATGCAGAAGACCTAACCCAAGAGATATTTCTCGCGATCTATCGGAGCCTGCAGAGCTTTCGGGGCGACTCTTCTCTCTCCACTTGGGTCTATCGGATTGCGATGAATCACTGTGTAGATTTTCAACGAAGACATCGTCCACAGACTCTGTCGCTTGATGAGCAGCTCATTGTAGTGACGGATAGGTGGTGCGATAACCCTCAAGAAGCGCTCCATAAGGAGGAGCTGGGAAGGCAGATCGAGGAGGCGTTATCGCATCTTGCTCCGCACCATCGCGAAGTTGTCATATTGCACGAACTGCACGGGCTAACCTATACCGAGGTGGCCAAGGTGCTACAGATACCGGTGGGCACGGTGAAATCGCGCTTGTCGAACGCTTTTCGACAGCTTAGGGAGCTCCTGAGAGATTATGTAGAGGACGAGGAGGATGAGGTCTCCTAG
- a CDS encoding ThuA domain-containing protein, with protein MENRFIRVTVWGENVHEKRQPEVRAIYPQGMHTTIAEGIKKHLGDRVEVRTATLDQPEHGLTEEVLDTTDVLTWWGHMAHHEVEDRVVERVHERVLSGMGLIVLHSGHWSKIFIRLMGTTCALRWRDDDREIVYTVNPGHPITRNVPPVFIIPQQEMYGEYFDIPQPDELIFISSFRGGEVFRSGCCFTRGQGRIFYFSPGHETYPVYHQKEVQQVIANAVEWAYSPPKPRYATSTCIHSPLGWYEQL; from the coding sequence TTGGAGAACCGTTTCATTCGCGTTACTGTATGGGGTGAAAATGTGCATGAGAAGCGTCAACCGGAGGTACGGGCGATCTATCCTCAAGGCATGCACACCACGATAGCAGAGGGTATTAAAAAGCATTTGGGAGATAGGGTAGAGGTTCGGACGGCCACACTGGATCAGCCCGAACATGGGTTAACAGAAGAGGTATTAGATACCACCGATGTCCTGACATGGTGGGGGCACATGGCCCATCATGAGGTGGAAGATAGAGTTGTTGAGAGAGTGCATGAGCGCGTGTTAAGTGGAATGGGATTGATCGTGCTTCATTCCGGCCATTGGTCGAAAATCTTTATCCGCCTTATGGGAACGACCTGTGCCTTGCGTTGGCGTGACGACGATAGGGAGATCGTCTATACGGTGAATCCGGGGCACCCCATCACGCGCAATGTGCCACCAGTTTTTATTATCCCTCAGCAGGAGATGTATGGAGAGTACTTTGATATTCCTCAGCCGGACGAACTGATTTTTATTAGCTCTTTTCGAGGCGGAGAAGTATTTCGCAGCGGCTGTTGTTTCACGAGAGGACAAGGACGCATTTTCTATTTTAGCCCTGGGCACGAGACATATCCGGTGTATCATCAAAAGGAGGTTCAACAGGTTATTGCTAACGCCGTGGAGTGGGCCTATTCGCCGCCGAAGCCCCGCTATGCCACTTCAACGTGCATCCACTCTCCGTTAGGGTGGTACGAGCAGCTGTAG